In Zonotrichia leucophrys gambelii isolate GWCS_2022_RI chromosome 27, RI_Zleu_2.0, whole genome shotgun sequence, the genomic window AAAATCGCTCTGCAGGGGAATAAACAGCGGGAAAGCATCGGGCCGGAGGAGCAGGGGGGCTCGGTCCCATCGCAGCCCGCAGGATCCCGCAGATCATCCCCCCCTTCCCCGGCGCTGCGGTGATGTcatggcagagggaaggagctcCCGGGCTCTTGAGCAAGTGGCCCTGGCTCGTTTCCTTCCCCCCGCCGTGCCCCGGAGCTGcatgggggctggggggacacaaAATCGGTGTAGTTCCCCCATCCCCCGGTTTTACACCGCGCTATCTGCTCTGGGGACATCGCTGTGCTCTCCCCCTGAACAAGGCTGGTTTTCCCCCATGGAGCTGCGGGGGTTTGGCCAGGCTGGGGTTAAAGCTGGTGGGACCGTTCCAGCCCCGAGCCGGTCACACCGGACCTGCCCggcagtgctgggacagccccGTCCCCATCGGGTTTTGTGGGAATGTCCAGTTCCCCAATTCCCCCATTCCCGGGCAGCTGCCCGGGCCTATCCCGGCTCTTTCTGTCCcttggagctctgggacagccccGTCCCCATCGGGTTTTATGGAAATGCCCAATTCCCCCATTCCCGGGCAGCTGCCCCGGCCCATCCCGGTTTCTGCTGTCCCcggagctctgggacaccccGTCCCCATCGGGTTTTGTGTAAGTCCCCGATTCCCCCATTTCCAGGCCCATcccggctcctgctgcccccggAGCGCTGGGACAGCCCcgtcccctcctctcccctcgTGTTTTATGGAAATGCCcaattcccccattcccaggccCATCGCggttcctgctgtccccagagaaCTGGGATAGCCCCGTCCCctgtccttcccctcccctcggGTTTTATGGATATGCCcaattcccccattcccaggccCATCGCggttcctgctgtccccagagaaCTGGGATAGCCCCGTCCCctgtccttcccctcccctcggGTTTTATGGATATGCCCAATTCCCCCATTTCCAGGCCCATCCCGGTTCCTGCTGCCCCCGGAGCGCTGGGACAGCCCCAATCCCCTCAGGTTTTATGGAAATGTCCAATTTCCCAATTCCCCCATTGCAGGGCCGCTGCCCGGGCCCATCTCGGCTCTTGCTGTCCCCCGAGCCCTGGGACTCCCCCGTCCCCTCTTCTCCCCTAAATGCCCAAttcccccattcctgggcccatcccactcctgctgtccccggagctctgggacaccccCGTCCCCTCTTCTCCCCTCGGGCTTTATGGAAATGCCCAATTCCCCCATTACTGGGCCCATCCCGGttcccgctgtcccctcctctcccctcagGCTCTGTGTAAATCCCCGATTCCCCCATTTCCAGGCCCATCCCGGCTCCTGCCTCACCAGGTCCAGCTTTCAtcacctcccagcccctcctccccTGCTTCACCCCTTCAGGGACCTGTTCACCCCCCCAGAAAAGCTCCAGGCTCAgagcttctccctcctcctcctccccctctctctcaggtgcagcaggagggaggttGAGCCATCGCCTTTCCCTCGTCAGCCATTTCAGAGGCCAAGTGCTGACTACCAAAACTTTTCCTTGGGCTGCTCCAAAACTTTAAGGTTTTTCCTATCACTTGTAgcttgaagtaattttttttttttaatttattttggggcagtttttgcCCAGATTTCAGTTAATGACCTGGattcctgcacagctgctgggaaacAGAGTCAAGTTTAAGTGAGCCTTAGGCAAACAGAGAGACTTGAGGCTACTCCTACTCTGTGTCCATCACACACCATTTCACCCCCCCTTCCAGGTACTTTTAACTATTTCAGCTCattaagcaaaattaaaattgaaaataaataggggaaaataataacaaaaaggGTTAAGCGGGGAATTACAACTAAGTTTAATCAAACAGTTATAACACCGTGAAAATAATCCAGGATGTATTCCCTGGTGGAATGCCATCCTGATTATTTTCGAGAAATCACACCAAAACTATTACAGTTACaagtaattaaatttattagacctctgtattttttttatagtCAGTTTTGGCCAATTTATAGCTTTCCTGgggaatttttcttctctttttttggtttagacacaaaaaaaaaaaaaacaaaaaaaaaacccctaaaccagATATCACCAATACATCAACCCCCCCCTCACCCCATCACAGCCACCTAAAAAAGGGGGAGCCCTCGGCCCACCCAGCTGCAGTTTAGCCCGTAAAAAGGGTCCGCGGCGACTCTGTACAAGGACCGAATGTTCCACCCAGCACTGTAAAAacccccccgcgcccccctgGCCCAGTGTCACTCCCCCGGCTTGCAGGGGCCCTTTTCCTgccggggcagcagctcctgctcccgcAGCAGCCGCAGGTTCTCGGCTCGCAGCCTGTCCACCTCCCGCTCCAGCGCTTGCACCCGCGCCGGGTCCGCCGCTTCCCCGCCGGCTTTTTTGCTCTCCATCCTCAGCCGGTTGTTCTCCTCCTCCATGCGCGACAGGCACTTCTCCAGCTCCAGGTACTccttcaccagctcctgctTGCTCATGTTCTGCAGACTCTCCACATGGTACCGCTCGTAGGTCTCCGAGAAGTCCCTCTGCAGAAACTCGCTGCCGTCCCCCCCCATCCCGTCGCTGCCCCCGTCCTCGTCGGCCGCGTCGTCCAGGAAATCCTCCTCGCTCGTGTCGTCCGACTTGGCGGCCGCTCGCCGCGGGTACAGCCCGGTTTTCAGGTCGGGCTCCTCCTGGTCATGGTCCTCCATGAGGAACTGCGTGGTGTTGTAGGGAGCCACCGGCTGCCCCTTGGCGAACATCTCCGCTCGCAGCCGGGAGGCGCGGAGGCTCTGCCGCTCGTCgaactgctgcttctcctcccagctcagcttcGAGTACGGCTTCCAGCGCCGCTTCTTCTTCGACGGCCGCCGACGGTGCTTCTTCTTCACCGGCCACTCCTCGGTGCGTCCCACGGCCCGGTACCGCGGGCCCAGGCCGGGacgccccgctccgcccgccggcggccgcccctcggcgccgcccgccgccgccgcctccgccccgGGGGGCGGCAGCCGCCCGGCATCGCCGTCCTCCGTCGGCGCCTCTCCGCGCTCGGGCTGCGGCTCGGGCTCGGACTGCGGCTCCGGCCGCGCCTCGGGCTCGGAGTGAGGCTCCGCTTCGCACTGGGGCTCCGGCCCCGGTTCAGCGGGCGCCGCGTCGGCCATAGCGCTGCGCTCGGCTACGCTCGCTGACGGGCGCTACCGGCGCCGCATGGGGGCTGGCCCCGCTCAGGCCGCCCGGGACATGGCCCGGGGGAGGTTTAACGCCGCCGGGCCCGCCTCCCCGCGCGCACTGCacgcgccgccgccgccgctcccgccgcaatcccaccccacagcccaacccgcgcccgccgccgcccgctccCGACTGCCGCTCCTCGGCCGCGGCCGTTCCCTTTATAGCCgcgcgcgccccgccccgcccggcgcAGGCGCCCtgcgcgccccgccccgccgcgcgtCGGGacccgcccccgccgcgcgcCCCGTGCCGCCGCCACGGCCCCGAGCGCGCGGGCGGTGCCGCCTCTCGGCCAATCagcgggcgcggggggcgggccGGCCATCCAGGACACGCCCCTGGCCGTTGCAGAGACTGGACACCATTGGCCGAGATGGCCGTCACTCTTCCGCGGCGCCACCAATCGCGAGGGGGAGAAGGCGGGACCGGGCCGTACCACGAGGCGGGGGAGTTCCCGTGCGCGGGGCCGCGCGCGCCCCGCGACCTTCAGGCCCGCGCCGAGGGCAGCGCGCGCGCCACCCCCACGGCGGGGCTGTGGCACGGTCCGAAAAGAGTCCCCGCGCGGCGGAGGTTCCGCCGGCCGTGCTGCGGCCCCGGGACCGGGGGGGTTGTACCGGGCCGTAccgagccaggctgggctgtagGGGGGGCCGGGAGGGCCTCCGGGGGTGCCCGGGCCCGGGAGGGAAGGGGGCGAGCGGAAGGATCCCGGTGCTGTGTGGTGTGCGGCCGTGCTGCAGTTGGCGGAGGGAGATGTAAACAAACCGAAGCGGAAAGAAGTCCCCTCTTAAAGGCGCCGCGTCCCTTTTGGCAGGGGAGCCGCGCTCCCGAGGCCCGGGGGGTGCGGGGGGAGGGGCACGGCCAAGGAGGGGGATGGGGAGCCCTCGGGCCTTGTGCCGGTCCCGGTACCGATCCCGTTCCCggccctgccacccccagccatggtggccATGTCCCCCTCGGGCCCCACGTTCGGGGGGGGCTGGCGGGGTTTGGGGGCCCCTCTGAGGGACACACGGCGGGGGGAGCCATGTGGGGGCTCCGTGTCTGAgggggagcagcccaggagggCCTCGGGGCAGCCGCGGCCTCACGGGGGGAGGAACCCGCGGGTGGAACccgccctgcccagccccgcaCCGGGCACCCCCTCACGGAGGTCCCGGGGCTCCCTGGGGCTTCCCGATCAGGGCCGGTGGCACCCTCAGGGTGGGCATGGCACCCGGtcaggggacagcctggggccTGGGACAGAGCCcgccggggggacagggggtgacCAGGCAGGGACAGTGGCCAGGCCGGAGCGTTTGGCCGCGCTCCCCTCCCCTGGTAGCAGTGCACAGGCAGCGGGGCTGAACCGAAAATGCGACTTTAATCGAGGCAGGCTCGGTGCTGTTCCCGGtgaggccgggccgggcccggggctgctcctgctccggCTGTgcgtggcggcggcggcgcgggggccGGTGCTGGCCCTCAGTGTCGGTGCCGGTGTCCCGGTGGCTGCTGAGGCGGTTCCCGCGTGGCTCCGTGCGAAGCGGGATGGCGAGGTCGGCTGGCGGTGGCGGTGCTCGGGGGTCACctcttcctgccctgccagtgGCGCAGCAGCCACTGGGTGACGAAGGGCCAGGTGGCCAGGAAGAGCAGCGTGcggggggacacgggcaggCGCCACCGCGACACGGCCTGGCCGGGGGAACGGGGACAGAGGTGGCACCGATGGCAGCGAACACACCCTCAGCACTGCTCGGTGTCCCGGTGACATCCCCCCTCCTGtgtgcatccctggcagtgtccccacgGATGTCACCGgctccccagctgtgtccccacaccccCGTGGGCTCAGGtgggcagggggacagcagggccaccCACAGCATTTCCACTGTCCCCAACTCACCTGTGGAGCGAGTGCCAGGCCAGGGTCTGTCTGCCCCTGCAAGACaggagagggtttggggtgcagctgGGGTGGGcactccctgccagcccctgggagagggagggaacggctggagaggctgtgcagggatcAGAGGGGGCAGCTGGGCCGGGAGCCTGGGGGCAGAGGGAATGAGGGGCAATGGGAATGAGGGGGGAAACAAGAATGAGGGGGGCAATGGGAATGAGGGGAAACAGGAATGAGGGGGTCAAATGGGAATGAGGGAGCAGTGGAAATGAGGGGGGCAGTAGGAATGagggaggaaatgggaatggggggagCAATGGGAATGAAAGGGACAGTGGGAATGAGAGGGGCAGGAATGAGGGGGGCAATGGGAATTGGGGGTAAATGGGAATGAGGGAGGCAGTGGGATCAAGAGGGGCAGTGGGAATGAGGGGGCAACAGGAATGAGGGGAAAATAGGAATGAGGGGGGCAGTGAGAATAAGAAGGAAACAGGAATTAGGGGGAGAATGGGAATGAGAGGGACAATGGGAATAACGGGGGCAGCAGGAATGAGGAGGAGCAGTGGGAATGAGGGGGGCAATGGGAATGAGGGGAGCGGTGGGAGTAAGCCAGGCAATGGGAATGAAGGGGAAACAGGAATGAAAGGGGGGAAACGAGAATGAGGGGGCAATGGGAATGAAGGGGGCAGTGGGAATGAGTGGGGCAGGAAtgagaggaaaatgggaatgagggGGGCACTGGGAATGAGGATGCACTTGGAATGAGGGAGCAGTGGGAATAAAGAGTGCAGTGAGAATGAGGGGGAAACAGGAATGAAAGGGCAGTGGGACTGAGGGGGACACTGGGTATGAGGGGGCATTGAGAATAAGTAGAGCAATGAAATGAGGGGGGCAGTGGCAGcgagggacagccctgcctccACCGTGGGCAGGATcagggcagcaccagcctcACCCCGCCAGGATTTGTCACCACCAAGCGCCGGGGTGTCCCCACACCGTGTGGCAGGGCccggggctgagcccagcactgtCCCCGGCCGTACCTGGGCAGCCCCGAGCGTCTCCAGGCGGCTGAGCCGCTCCCGCACCCGccgcagctcctcctgcagcgcCCGCACCGCGCCGGCCACCTGCGCCTCCAGCTCCCCGGGCAGCCGGGCATCTGCGGGCACAGCCACGGGCACAcggctgccagggcacactgGCACTGCCCGCCCCGCGCTGGCACCCACCGGTGGGCAGTGGCACCCACGGGGCACCTGCCCACCCACAGGATGTCCCCGTGGCTGTGCACCGCTGTGACACTGCCTGGTGGTGgcagtgggtgctgtggggcacCTGGTGAAGGTGCCACCATGGGGTAGGACacccagggccagggcagctcctccctggctgtcCTCAGGCCCAAATCAGGCTGGCAAACCCTGGATAatccaggcagggagcaggacacaggcagggactcgctgccagccctggggacaagTTCAGTGCCAAGGTCAGGCAGCCCGGAAGGGAACAGCAACAGGGGAAAGGGTGAGACACgtgggctgtgccaggtgagGCAATGGCACCAGTCCCACGGGtcagggtggcactgccaccccagagtgtctgggcacagcacagagggtgCAGTGGCACAGCTCAAGGCCTGGTGGTGCCCAGGTgagtggcactgctgtccccaaggcctcCAGGGCACAGCTTCACCCCAGCTCACCCTTGGCACCACCCACACCCAAAGGacaaggggcaggagctgggcacggGGAACAGGTCCCTGCATCCTCCAAACTCAGACAATTCAGTACCACAGCAGGAAATGGGCAaaggaggggctgagctgcttggGGATGCACACACAGGACACTTGTGGCTTCCCTCAGCCCCTGAGCACCCAACTGTGGGTGCTGGAGCCAAACTCAGCCCCTCACCCCCCCAGGCCAGCCCatggaggtggcagcagcaggagggggcacagggacgaGCTCTGCACCCACCTGTGTcggagcccagggctggcagggctgtgctgctgctgctgctgctgctcccctcggCTCTTCTGCCTTCGCCCCGCTcgccctgcccagcactgaggggctctgggggctcagccccggcCTGGGGGCTCTTTGGGGGGAGCCCCCGCACCTGCCCGGCCTGTGAGAGGGGAGAGAAGGGCCCTGAGACCCCAattcccatcccagggcaggggggcaatgccagggcagcagtgcagggcttCTCTTGGGGTGGCATTTTTGGTGGCATTTGTGGTTTGGGAGGTGACATCTGAGGGGAGCGAGTGTCCTGATTTGAGGTGGAAAAAGAGGAGAGggcttccttcttccttccaccAGACCCACAGGCCTCAGCAAGGCACCAAATGTGGCAGGGGAACAACCCAGGTGGTGGCACCCATGTGGTGGAGCCTCAGCACAGCAATGAGGAGGCTGGGGAGGCTCCTCAGCATCCcccagtgacagggacaggctccAGGAGTGacacaaagcacagagaggagcaggagggtgtccctgctggTTTTATGAAGCTCCCAGGCTGGTGGTGGCAGGGGTGGCAAAGCCTCCAGCGCTTCCTCCGTTACCTTCTCAGGCTCCATCTGCTCCAGGGTGTCACTGAACGTGTCCCCCTCAGAGTCACTCGTCACCTGGGTCACCTCGGggcctggagccagcccaggtcctggaagggaagcacagggctgagccctgggcagggcaggggtgcccagctgtgtggagggcacagctggaacaggGGATGAGCATGCCCAGggtgaggctggagagggaaactgaggcactgcagctctgctcacatGCCATGAAGCCAAGGACTGAATTCCCCCTTTCTGCTGCCCACGATGCCCcactggcacagcccccagggcagcagtggcacaggcagggacacagcccaaGGCTGGCACACTGGCACTCGCTCTGTGACCATATTtgctcctggggaaggctggagcagcagcagcagcagcaggaggagaggaggaacctccctgcagcaccctgcccaccgcagggcacagccaggggccCTCGAGGGGGCACAGCGAGGCAGGGCTGAGACAAAAGCCAGGGCTGAAGTTGAAGTGCCACcagggcttggtgctgtgaaTCCCAGTGCCAAGGAAGCTGCAAACGTGGCTTGAGCCACGGGAGAACATCCCCCCATGGATCAGGGTCCTTCCAGGGTGGTATTTTCCAGCCCAGGGGGCACCAGCCTGCCCTTGTGCCTGCAGTTTAGCAGATCCTGGCCCCTTTGCacaccacagccagccccacaaACCCAGTGAGAgctggctctggcagtgcccagagcacccagggctggagcagaggtgcCAACAGCTCCATGCCCCAGCCCTGGttgtgctgcacagagctctACCAAGGCAGGAACACCAACCTGGCacgtgctgctgccctggcaggctgtccctgggcctctctggagctgggctgctctctgtgccatcctggctggtgccatcctgctgcccctggctctCTGCACGGAGGGAAAGGCACAGCTGGGTCATCTGgtgccctcagagctgctgtcctggctgggctggccgTGGAAATGccagggaggtgccagcagcaggcaagggaaggagaggagccaGGAACCCACTTGGGCTCACCCAGGGGTggtggggtgtccctgtccccaaacccctggggcagcaggcagagggtgaGTGACAGTAACAGTGACAGTGctgtcccctggcagtgcccacagcccagggcacagccacagtAACAGAGCCCAGGGCAAGAGGTGCTGGATGGAGGAGCCTTGtgtggccagcagcaccccaagaCCTGGGAGAGAAACACCCCACAAATctgggccagcagcaccccaagaCCTGGGAGAGAAGAACCACAAAGATctgggccagcagcaccccaagacctgggaaagcagcaccccaaggagctgggcagcagcaccctgagAGGACCTGGGAGAGAAGCACCCCAGGATCTGGGAGAAAAGCAACCTAAAGATctgggccagcagcaccccaagaTCTGGACCAGCAGCACCCCAAGATCTGGGCCAGCAGCACCCTAACAtctgagccagcagcaccccagaaCCCgggccagcagcaccccaaggACCTGGGTCAGCAGAACCCCAAGGACCTGGGCCACCAGCACCCCAAAGATCTGGACCAGCAGCACCCCAAGATGagggccagcagcacccaaGGACCTGTGAGCCCAGCAGCCCACCTGAGAGGTCccaccagcccccagccctccccagcaggCCCTGGCACCCAAGGGGTTAATCCCAGCCGGtttccagcagcccccaggactttgctctctgctcctgggcaggtGTGTGGCAacgctgccctgctgctccttccctcactctgctgtcccttctgtccccagcctgtcctcaccatcacagggacactgaggggacaagGCAGCTGCACCCCACACAGGGGCAGTGCCACTCCGCCCAAATCCTcctcaaatccccaaaatcctcctccccatccccagatCCTGCTCAGGGTGTGCTGTGACCCACAGAGTGTGGCTCCTGTCACCTCACAGGGCACTAGGACAGACCTGGCCCCAGCCACCACATTCAAAAGGCTCTGGAGACCTGGTGGGACCTGGATCCATCCATGGTTTGGCTTCCAGGTGCTGCTTTATAACtttatatactttatatataaataaacaaacccaaagctgcccagagccccagctctgtgagctctgtcacacacagggacaccagagccacacacagggacaccagaaGCTGCTGGAGGCACCTGCCACGCTCCACGCTCTGAAATTCCCTTTCTGCTCCACCACAGCTGTGATTGCAGGCTCTGAAGGTGATTTAGGAGCCTTTAACACAAATGACTCCACACCTTGAGGAGCTCAGGGCTTTGCACCTCAGTTCCAGCCACCTCGGGCTGGTTGTGCCACCAGGTTTGGATTTAAGTGATAATGTCACCTGTAAGTGACACTCCAAGTGGATAATGACCAGTTTAGACACAGCTTTTgaatttcagaggaaaaccaaATCTGCCTTTTAAAGCGGTTCAGCAGCAAAATGGAGAACAAAGCacctgggacacagagggacactggTGTCACACAAGGGGACACCTGagtcacacacacagggaaacCTCTGTCACACAGATGgacactgtcacacacagggacaccagtgTCACACAGAGAGACATCTGTatcacacacagggacaccagtgtcacacaaaaggacacctgtgtcacacaTAGGCACACCTCTGTCACACATACAGGGACACCCATGTCACACACAGGCAAACCAGTGTCACATACCAGGACACCAGTGCCACACAAGGGGACACCTTTttcacacacagggacacctttgtcacacagagggacagcagtgtcacacacagggacacccgtgtcacacacagggacacctctgtcacacacagggacaccagtgtcacacacagggacaccaggacataAGGGGACAGCAATGTCACACAGAGGGAcaccagtgtcacacacagagaTACCGGTGTcacacatggggacaccaatGTCACATAGAAggacacctgtgtcacacaAGGGGACAGCAATGTCACACACAGGGACCTCTGTTACACAGAGGGACACCGGTGTCACACCTCAGTGCCACACAAGGGGACACCGGTGTGCCCAgagagcccctggcagcagcagcagtgcccctgcaggatctctgggattttctgtgtccccactgtgtcccctcGGGGCCAAACGGGACCCGGTGCCGGTACcggtggcagcaggagggcagcaccGGGACAGGGCATCACTGGGAGGGCAGCACCGGGCACGGCAGCACCAGGGGCAGGGTgcaagggcacagggagggcacacCGGGATGGGCCAGCCAACCCGGCTCCCGGCACGCACTCGGACCCGGGCATGTCGCTCGTCTGAAGAAGGCCTCGGGGGGCCGGGGCATGTCGTGGATGACCTCGTAGAGCGGCTCGAAGTAGCGGAACATCTCCTGCGTGCTCTCGTCCATGGGCACGGTGTCAATGACCTGCGGAGGCCGCGGCTGGGCACGGGCACCGGGCGGCACCGGGCGGCaccggcagcgcccggcccggccccgccgcccgccccggtACCTTCTGCGCCACCTTCTTCATCTCCGCCACGTACGCGGCCATCGCCTCCTCCTTGGACATCGcgcccaggctgtgccaggcgTCCCTGCGGGGCCCGGGCCGTCagcgggaccgggaccggacaGGGACAGAAACCGGAACCGGACCGGTCCGGGACCGGAGCGGGAGTGGGACCGAAGCAGGAGTGGGActggacagggacagagaccgGGAGCAGGACTGGACCCAGAGCGGGACCAGAACCGGAGGGGGACCGGGACAGGGATCAGGACCGGACCTGGAGTGAAACCGGAACGGGACCGGAACCGTGACTGGACCAGAACCGGAGcgggactgggactgggaccggagcgggaccgggaccggaaCCGGAGGGGGAGCAGAACCGGGAGCGGGACTGGACCAGAACCGGAGCGGGACAGGAGCAGGACCGGACCCAGACCGGAACAGGGACTGGGATCTGGAGCGGGACCGgacctggagcaggagagggaccgggaccggggAACGGACCCGGATCGGAACCGCATGGGGAGCGGGACTGGGAGCGGGACCGGACCGGAACCTGAGCGGGAGTAGGACCAAGACCGGGACGGGGAGGGGGaccgggagcggagcgggacCAGAACCGGAGCGGGACTGGGACCGGAGGGGGACCAAAGCGGGACCGGGACCAGACCGGACCTGGACCCGGACCCGGACTAGAACCGGACCGGGACCGGGAGCAGGACCGGGACCCCCCCCTTACCACTTGTAGCGGCCGATGGGGTCCCAGAAGCCGGGCCGCGGGCCCTGGCAGCGCCCCGCCGTCGCCTGTTTGTAGTAGCTGTAGAAGCGCAGCATCTCCTCGTACGAGGGCCGGTACGCACCTGCGGGGCACGGTCAGCGGGGCCGCCCAcgccgcgcccgcccggccccgctccccacCGCTACTCAC contains:
- the HEXIM1 gene encoding protein HEXIM1; the encoded protein is MADAAPAEPGPEPQCEAEPHSEPEARPEPQSEPEPQPERGEAPTEDGDAGRLPPPGAEAAAAGGAEGRPPAGGAGRPGLGPRYRAVGRTEEWPVKKKHRRRPSKKKRRWKPYSKLSWEEKQQFDERQSLRASRLRAEMFAKGQPVAPYNTTQFLMEDHDQEEPDLKTGLYPRRAAAKSDDTSEEDFLDDAADEDGGSDGMGGDGSEFLQRDFSETYERYHVESLQNMSKQELVKEYLELEKCLSRMEEENNRLRMESKKAGGEAADPARVQALEREVDRLRAENLRLLREQELLPRQEKGPCKPGE
- the ACBD4 gene encoding acyl-CoA-binding domain-containing protein 4; its protein translation is MEEPGCGAGPAMDEPGCGAQFRAAVQVIQGLPRSGAYRPSYEEMLRFYSYYKQATAGRCQGPRPGFWDPIGRYKWDAWHSLGAMSKEEAMAAYVAEMKKVAQKVIDTVPMDESTQEMFRYFEPLYEVIHDMPRPPEAFFRRATCPESQGQQDGTSQDGTESSPAPERPRDSLPGQQHVPGPGLAPGPEVTQVTSDSEGDTFSDTLEQMEPEKAGQVRGLPPKSPQAGAEPPEPLSAGQGERGEGRRAEGSSSSSSSTALPALGSDTGGCRARPLPVCPGSRVPVAVPADARLPGELEAQVAGAVRALQEELRRVRERLSRLETLGAAQGQTDPGLALAPQAVSRWRLPVSPRTLLFLATWPFVTQWLLRHWQGRKR